A part of Dreissena polymorpha isolate Duluth1 chromosome 13, UMN_Dpol_1.0, whole genome shotgun sequence genomic DNA contains:
- the LOC127855067 gene encoding uncharacterized protein LOC127855067 isoform X2, which translates to MGWEKNNSRVWPKLTYEDLVDYLIHAKAYDGKEMKSFRALYGYNYVQNGWMGDIWSIKCNDITYIKATVSPSQPGVGRKDYNAWIAVSKYLSVETGHCSCPAGNARSCSHISAIIYAITLAWSNGVGGETCTDKQRTWGKGAAQVLCHDRLADMTFDRPSQFELLMSTDCIGPKTSDLPQTKQFIDHTNMKEFVASSSVQGLWECSGTLLYSVLHAPEISNEAEEDTPYGEHTINCVCPVSLPLSCPKCQTFYEAYVQLTDSSKLEKATKQQNNSTWTDSRKLRITSSRVSDLPKTNRANPDKFINNQIYSRFKGCAATRHGQRYEPVARAWYERLSGKTVSPSGIVVCEEEPYLAASPDGILDSHTIVEIKCPVRPLNDLISSGKYDVMLVGGKPVLNPKGKNGYFCQVQCAMYCTKADLCKFVVWTADKQCVIDVAYDQAYMDQVLPRIREFYFRHLLVRLADEFSSKRLKLSSEYRSVCGQKNR; encoded by the coding sequence ATGGGATGGGAGAAGAACAACAGTCGAGTATGGCCAAAACTGACATATGAGGATCTTGTGGACTACTTAATCCATGCCAAGGCCTACGATGGAAAGGAAATGAAGTCTTTCAGAGCGCTTTATGGATACAACTATGTGCAGAATGGATGGATGGGCGATATCTGGTCCATAAAATGCAACGACATTACATACATTAAAGCTACCGTATCTCCTAGTCAGCCAGGTGTGGGTCGGAAGGACTATAACGCATGGATAGCCGTTTCCAAATATCTGTCTGTGGAGACCGGTCATTGCAGCTGTCCAGCCGGGAATGCTCGGTCATGTAGCCACATATCTGCCATTATTTATGCTATTACCCTAGCGTGGTCTAATGGTGTAGGTGGCGAAACCTGTACTGACAAGCAGCGTACATGGGGGAAAGGAGCAGCTCAAGTCCTTTGTCATGACCGGTTGGCAGACATGACATTTGACAGACCCAGCCAGTTCGAGTTGCTGATGTCTACGGATTGTATTGGACCAAAGACCAGTGACCTTCCTCAAACGAAACAATTTATTGATCACACTAACATGAAGGAATTTGTTGCTAGCTCTAGCGTTCAAGGTCTCTGGGAGTGCAGTGGAACATTACTCTACAGTGTTCTTCATGCCCCAGAAATTTCGAATGAAGCTGAAGAGGATACCCCGTATGGCGAACACACCATCAACTGTGTGTGCCCAGTGTCACTACCTCTGTCATGTCCTAAGTGCCAGACTTTTTATGAAGCATATGTTCAGCTTACTGACTCATCCAAGTTAGAGAAGGCGACAAAACAGCAGAACAACAGTACCTGGACAGACAGCCGCAAGTTAAGGATCACCAGTAGTCGAGTGAGTGATCTGCCCAAAACAAATAGAGCAAACCCTGATAAATTCATCAACAACCAAATCTACTCTAGGTTTAAGGGGTGCGCCGCTACTCGCCATGGGCAAAGGTATGAACCTGTTGCACGAGCATGGTATGAGCGATTGAGTGGAAAGACTGTGTCTCCTTCAGGGATTGTTGTTTGCGAGGAAGAACCATACCTAGCTGCAAGTCCTGATGGGATTTTAGATTCTCACACCATTGTTGAAATCAAGTGTCCTGTTCGGCCCTTAAATGACTTGATTTCATCAGGGAAGTATGATGTGATGCTTGTGGGTGGAAAGCCTGTGCTGAACCCTAAAGGCAAAAATGGTTATTTTTGTCAAGTGCAGTGTGCCATGTACTGTACAAAAGCTGATCTGTGCAAGTTTGTTGTATGGACTGCTGACAAACAATGTGTGATAGATGTAGCGTACGACCAAGCCTACATGGATCAAGTTCTTCCTCGGATTAGGGAATTTTACTTCCGTCATCTGCTCGTTCGATTGGCAGATGAATTCTCATCTAAACGTTTGAAACTGTCATCAGAGTATAGGTCTGTGTGTGGACAAAAAAACAGATAA
- the LOC127855067 gene encoding uncharacterized protein LOC127855067 isoform X1 — protein sequence MSSNSSLFRLPPDDMGWEKNNSRVWPKLTYEDLVDYLIHAKAYDGKEMKSFRALYGYNYVQNGWMGDIWSIKCNDITYIKATVSPSQPGVGRKDYNAWIAVSKYLSVETGHCSCPAGNARSCSHISAIIYAITLAWSNGVGGETCTDKQRTWGKGAAQVLCHDRLADMTFDRPSQFELLMSTDCIGPKTSDLPQTKQFIDHTNMKEFVASSSVQGLWECSGTLLYSVLHAPEISNEAEEDTPYGEHTINCVCPVSLPLSCPKCQTFYEAYVQLTDSSKLEKATKQQNNSTWTDSRKLRITSSRVSDLPKTNRANPDKFINNQIYSRFKGCAATRHGQRYEPVARAWYERLSGKTVSPSGIVVCEEEPYLAASPDGILDSHTIVEIKCPVRPLNDLISSGKYDVMLVGGKPVLNPKGKNGYFCQVQCAMYCTKADLCKFVVWTADKQCVIDVAYDQAYMDQVLPRIREFYFRHLLVRLADEFSSKRLKLSSEYRSVCGQKNR from the exons ATGTCATCGAATTCAAGTTTGTTTC GTCTTCCACCTGATGATATGGGATGGGAGAAGAACAACAGTCGAGTATGGCCAAAACTGACATATGAGGATCTTGTGGACTACTTAATCCATGCCAAGGCCTACGATGGAAAGGAAATGAAGTCTTTCAGAGCGCTTTATGGATACAACTATGTGCAGAATGGATGGATGGGCGATATCTGGTCCATAAAATGCAACGACATTACATACATTAAAGCTACCGTATCTCCTAGTCAGCCAGGTGTGGGTCGGAAGGACTATAACGCATGGATAGCCGTTTCCAAATATCTGTCTGTGGAGACCGGTCATTGCAGCTGTCCAGCCGGGAATGCTCGGTCATGTAGCCACATATCTGCCATTATTTATGCTATTACCCTAGCGTGGTCTAATGGTGTAGGTGGCGAAACCTGTACTGACAAGCAGCGTACATGGGGGAAAGGAGCAGCTCAAGTCCTTTGTCATGACCGGTTGGCAGACATGACATTTGACAGACCCAGCCAGTTCGAGTTGCTGATGTCTACGGATTGTATTGGACCAAAGACCAGTGACCTTCCTCAAACGAAACAATTTATTGATCACACTAACATGAAGGAATTTGTTGCTAGCTCTAGCGTTCAAGGTCTCTGGGAGTGCAGTGGAACATTACTCTACAGTGTTCTTCATGCCCCAGAAATTTCGAATGAAGCTGAAGAGGATACCCCGTATGGCGAACACACCATCAACTGTGTGTGCCCAGTGTCACTACCTCTGTCATGTCCTAAGTGCCAGACTTTTTATGAAGCATATGTTCAGCTTACTGACTCATCCAAGTTAGAGAAGGCGACAAAACAGCAGAACAACAGTACCTGGACAGACAGCCGCAAGTTAAGGATCACCAGTAGTCGAGTGAGTGATCTGCCCAAAACAAATAGAGCAAACCCTGATAAATTCATCAACAACCAAATCTACTCTAGGTTTAAGGGGTGCGCCGCTACTCGCCATGGGCAAAGGTATGAACCTGTTGCACGAGCATGGTATGAGCGATTGAGTGGAAAGACTGTGTCTCCTTCAGGGATTGTTGTTTGCGAGGAAGAACCATACCTAGCTGCAAGTCCTGATGGGATTTTAGATTCTCACACCATTGTTGAAATCAAGTGTCCTGTTCGGCCCTTAAATGACTTGATTTCATCAGGGAAGTATGATGTGATGCTTGTGGGTGGAAAGCCTGTGCTGAACCCTAAAGGCAAAAATGGTTATTTTTGTCAAGTGCAGTGTGCCATGTACTGTACAAAAGCTGATCTGTGCAAGTTTGTTGTATGGACTGCTGACAAACAATGTGTGATAGATGTAGCGTACGACCAAGCCTACATGGATCAAGTTCTTCCTCGGATTAGGGAATTTTACTTCCGTCATCTGCTCGTTCGATTGGCAGATGAATTCTCATCTAAACGTTTGAAACTGTCATCAGAGTATAGGTCTGTGTGTGGACAAAAAAACAGATAA